A stretch of DNA from Granulicella pectinivorans:
CGGCACCGCCTTCTTCTTCTTTGCCTCCCAGGCCGATCGCCTCATCCTCGGCAAGCTCACCACGCTCACCCTCCTCGGCGTCTACGGCCTCGCCTACCAGCTCTCCGATCTCCCCCGCCAGATCTTCCTCTCTCTCGGCAACCGCGTCGCGTACCCCTTTATCGCCAAGATCATTCACCTCCCCCGCGAAGAGTTCCGCGTCAAGTTCCTTCGCTACCGCTCCTACTCGCTCCTCGTCGGCGGCTCGCTCCTCTGCATCATGGTCACCTTCGGCGATCAGGTCGTCCTCCACGCCTACGACAAGCGCTATCACGAGGCCGCGTGGATGATTCCCATCCTTGCCATCGGCCTCTGGCACACTCTGCTCTACACCACGACCCTGCCTGTCCTCTTCTCTCTTGGACAGGCCCGCTACAACGCCTACGGCAACGCCGCCTACGCCATCGCCGTCAGCGCCGGAGTCTGGAGCGGATACCACTTCTACGGCATGCTGGGAGCCGTCATCGCCGTTGCCGCCGGCGACTTCCCCATGTACCTTGTCGTTCTTACCGGAGCCACCCGCGAAGGCATCAAGCCCCTCAAGCAGGATCTGCTCATGACCGGCGCCTTCGTCGCGCTCCTCCTAGCCTGCCTCTTCGCCCGGGCCTCTCTCTGGGCCGCCGTCCCCTTCCACCCCGCCTGACATGGCCTCGCTGTTGCTATCGCTTCCCGGTTGTCATCCCCAAAGGGGATCTGCCTTTGCTTTTGCCTTTGCTTCCAGGTAGCCCAAGGCTTTAGCCTTGGGTCTCACAGCATCACCAAACAATCGGGCTTGAGCCCCTGGGTATGCCGTCTTGTCCCGGCCGCAACCGCTCAAACGGAGACCGGCGCGCGTTTCGATTCATCAGATCCGTCCGCATCTTTTTCAGGAGTCGCACATGGCATCGCATGGCCCCCGCATTATGGATCAGTACGAAGTCATCCTCGTAGCCCCCAACGTCTCCGAGCAGATGGGCGGCGAGGCCATCAAGGCCCTCCATATCTACCTCGAACTCGCCAAACAGGGCGTCAAGGTCCACCAGGTCACGCATGTGCGCGTCAAGGCCGAACTGGACAAGAAGTTTCCCGAGATGAGCGTCACCTACGTCCCTGACACCGGCCTCGAAAAGGCACTCTACCGCAGCCCCCTCTTCGAGCAGACCCTTAACCGCGCCTTCCTCAAGGCCGGCCTCAAGGTCGTCGAGGAGATGCTCACCTGGAACCCGCGCGCGGTGGTCCACCTCACGTCGCCTGTCTCCCCCATCCTCCGCTACCCCTCGTTACCGAGCAGCCACGTCGTCATTGGGCCCATCAACGGCAACATCCACTACCCGCCCGGCTTTCTGCACCGCGAAACCCGCTCCTACAAGGTGCGCCGCTGGCTCCACGGCCTCATGCAGGCCCGCAACCGCGTCCTCCCCGATGGCAAGCGTCAGGCCGCCGCCCTCCTTGTTGCCGGAGGCAAGCGCACCTACGACTCCCTCCGCGCCGGAGGCTGCACCGAAAATCAGCTCGTCGACTCCATCGACAGCGGTGTGCAGGACCGCCTCGCCCTGCTCCCCCGGATCACCCACACCGGCGTCAACCCGCGCTTTTACCACAACGGCCGCCTCGTGGAGCACAAGGGCACCGACCTCATCATCAAGGCCCTCGCGCTCACCAAGCTCCCCATCGAGCTCACCATCATCGGCCGCGGCCCCGAGCTCCCCAAGATGCGCGCCCTGGTCAAGGAGATGGCTCTCGACAACCGCGTCATCTTCATCGAGTGGGTCGCCAACCACGAAGATCTCGCCGAGATGCTCCGCCAGTACCGTGCCTTCGTCTTCCCGTCTCTCGCCGAAGCCAACGGCATCGTCGTCCAGGAGGCCATGGTGCAGGGCCTGCCCGTCATCGCCTGCGACTGGGGCGGCCCATCGCTCCTCGTCACCCCCGAGACCGGCTTCCTCATCCCCCCACGCGACGAAGAGTTCGTCATTGAAGAGCTGGCCGCCAAGATGGACCAGCTTGCCCAGGACGGTGAGTTAGCCGAGCGCATGTCGATCGCCGCCCGCAAGCGAGCGTTGGACAAGCACTTCATCTGGTCCGACATCATCAAGGAGTGGCGCACCGTCTACGCCCGCATCGCCCCCAAGTAGCCACAAACGTGGGTGCCCTGTATCTCGCTTCTGAGATATGGGGTTCCTCGGGGCTACGGAAACATCAACCCCAAATACCGCTCCGTAATCGCATCTGCATTGAACCGCTCCAGCGCCGCCGCTGGAATCACCTTCCGCGCCCCCGCAAACACTCGCTCCACCGCCCCCGCCAGAGCCGCGGGATCATCCATCGGCACCATCTCGCCATACGTCCCATTGGCCAGAATCTCCGCCGGCCCGCTCGGGCAATCCGTTGACACCACCGGCGTCCCCAAAGTCAAAGCCTCCATCTGCGCTACCGGCATCCCCTCCCAGTTCGAGCTCATCACAAACACGGCCGCCCGCGCCATGTACGCCGCCGGATTCGCCACAAACCCCGGCATCCGCACATCGTCCGCCACACCAAGCTCCTCCACCAAAGCCGTCAGGTGCGCCCGTTCCGACCCCTCCCCCAGGATCAGCAGCTTCACCTTGCGCCCCGCCCGAATCATCGCAAACGCCCGCAACAGATTCGGAAAGTTCTTCTGCGTCTCCAGCCTGCCGATCGCCAGCATCACCGGCGGAGCCCCCGCCGCAAACCAGTCATCCTCCAAGGGCTCAGCGGCCGCCGCAAACAGCCGCGTCGCATCGATCGGGTTGTAGATCGTGATCACCTTCCCCCGATCCAGCCCGCTTACCTTGCACATATCGTCCGCCACCCCGTTCGACACCGCGATGATCGCATCCGCCATCGGATAGATCCTCCGTGTCGTCCACCGGATCACCGTCGTCCGCAGGCTCCCCGGTTTCGAATTCGCAATGTCTGAAGACAGCGTCGTATGCTCCGAGAGCAGCAGACGCGTCTTCACCCGGGCCAGCGCCCGCGCCACGCAAGCCGTCTCATTCGCAAAGTGCGTCGCCGACAACATCGCATGGGGCCTCCTCGTTGCCAGATAATCCCGCAGCTTCCCCACCCGCTGCAGCGGACTATGCGCTTCCAGCTTCACCAGCTCCACGCCCTCCGGCAAAATCTTCTCGAACGGCGAATACACCAGCAGATCCAGCACCAGGTCCACTGCGATCCCCCGGTCCAGAAAGCCCCGGATCAGGTCGAACATCACCCGCTCCACCCCGCCGTTGTACAGCGTGTGCATATAGATCGCGATCTGCTTCGGTGCCCTCGTCGTTTCCATCGTTCTCCCCAGAGATCCTAGCTATACACCCGCATCAGCGCGGGCTCCCCCGTCGCCTTGCCGCTCTTCGTCGCCATCTTCCGCTTATCCGTAAACCGGGACGTCCCCACCGCCTGCGACCACCCGATCAGGAGGAAGAACAGCGGATAACTCTGTGCCCCCAGGAATACCGTCGCAATCGTAAACGCGATCCCCACCAGCACTCCAAACAGCGTCAGCACAAAGTGCCTGTCCTGCACCGTCTTCACCCGCCCAGCCGCTCCGAGCAGCGCAATCGCCGCCTCCAGTTGCAGCAGCATAAACGAGATCGCCCCGATCCACCCCTGCGTCACCCACAGAAACAGATACTCATTGTCGATCGACGTCTGCCCATGGATCCGCGGAAAGATCTGCCCCCAGCCCCACGCGCCCTTCGCCTCGGCCACCGGAATATAGTTGTCCACCAGCTCCGCGCGATACTGCGCCGTCTCCCTTTCCGATCCATAGTCCGTGCGCGGTCCCGCCACCCACTGCTTCGAGATGACGTACGCCGGAACCCCCACCCCCACCAGCAGCCCCACCACCAGGATCGCCCGCGCCATCGGCTTCTTCGCCCGGCCGATCGAAGCCACCAGCAAGGCCAGCCCCGTCCCGATCCAGGGCCCGCGAGCCTGCGTCATCAGAAGGATCACCAGCAGCCCGCCCACCGCCACCTTCGGCCGGTTCAGCCGCTCCGGAATCTTGATCTTGCCGTACCGCTCCTCGTACTCCCGCTTCGCCAGCCAGATCGCCAGCATGAACCCAAACGAGAAGACAATGCCGGCCAGCTCGGACTGCGCAAACGGCCCCGCCACGCGCCCAAAACCCCACCGGATCTGCGTCACCCATCCGCTCCACTCGTTCGGAAAGAAGTGATTCCACATCCGCCCAAACGGGTTGAACTTGAAAAAGTATTCGATCGTGGACACGACCGCGGCGATCACCATCAGCCACACCGTTCGCCGGCTGGCCTCCTCCCGGCCATCCTTGTACTCCATGAGCAGCTTGCCCGCCATGTAGGGCACGACCGCCTCCACCAAGGTGTTGAACATGGTGAAGCTCGCCTCGGTCGTCCGCCCCTTTGTGTAGTCGGTATAAGCCGTTGAAAGCACAAACGGAACCATCCACAGATCCGCGCGCGAGAAGCGCCAACGCGGCAGGTCGTACACCAGTACGCCCACCCCAAGCCCAAGCAGCGCGGAATCGAGAAAATTCAGCGACGGCAACGGACGCGCCGCAAGAAAGTAGTATGTCGGAAACAGAAACATCACCGGCAGCACCACCTTCTGGAAGGCAGCCTGCGTTCCCTGCGTGAACACCACGGCAAGGCAGACAAACAGCGGGATGATGGCGACGACTTCCATACGTAAGGAGCAACGTCTGCTTTCTTCCGAGTATAGGCTGCGCGGTCCACTTCAAACGCCCGGAATCAGGCATCGCACTCACCGGTCGTGCGGCTTCACGGTATCAAAGAATGCAACGCCCCAAAGTTTTCCGTGAGCAAATATCGCCGGGGCGCTTACGATCAAAGCAGTACGTCCATCCGGTGAAGGGATGAAGACCAAACGATGAATGCGGCCATCTTGAAGCAGTCTCCGGAGATCCCCCGCGACCAGTCCTCGGACTCGGAGCGTTCGGGAGGCTTTTCCCTGGATCTGAAGCGCAGCTTCAAGATGCACAAGACACTGGCCATCTCGGTCGCCGTAGGAATTTCCGTCGTTCTCCTCGCCTATGGCTTGAGCAGAAGACCCTACTACGAGACCCACGCCCTCATCTACGTCCAGCCGGTCAAGGCCAAGCTCACGACCGACAATACCGGCGCCACCTACGACCCCGCGCGCTACGACACCTACATCAACCAGCAGCTCCAGACCATTACCCGCACCGACATTCTCGCCGAGGCCCTCAGCAAGCCCGCCACCGTCAAATGGCGCTTCCCGCAGGAAACCGACGACGCCGCCATCGACCGCCTCCGCACCAACCTCAAGGTCGAGCGCGACCAAGGCAGCTACCAGCTCTCCATCACCCTCGCCGGTTCCGATCCCGAGGCCATCGCCGACGTCGTTAACGCAGTCAGCGAAGCCTATATTCACGGCGAACGCTCCGATGAACTCGCCCAAAGCGATCAGCAACTCCAGATCCTCAAAACCGAGCGCGACCGCCTCCGCAACAACCTCAGCAGCGACCGCCAGGAGCAGGCAGCCCTCAGCGCGGCCCTCGGCGTCGCCGACACCACCAACCCCGAAGTCACCAATCCCTTCGACGTCACGCTCACCGACCTCCGCGCCCAGTTGGCCGCGGCGACCGCCCAGCACGCTATCGCCGCCGCTCAGTTTGCCTCGGTGTCCCAAACCGGCTCCGACTCCTCCGCCGGCCTCCGTGCCGCCGCCGAGGATGCCTCCGCCAACGATCCCGGCCTAGCCGCCCTGAAGCAGACCATCAGCCAGCGCCGCAGCGTGCTCGTCAGCCAGATGGCCGGCCTCACCCCTAAGAATCCCCTCTACAAACAGGATCAGGACGAGCTCACCCGTCTCGACCAGTGGCTCGACGCCGCCGCCACCGAGGTCCGCACCAAGGCCGCCAGGCAGCTCCAGGAGAAGCTCCGTCTCGACGCCAACCGCACCGCGACCCTCCAGTCCCGCCTCGAAGGAGAGCTTGCCCAGAAGACCGCCGTCGCCAGCGGAGCCACCCCGAAGCTCCAGCGCGCCGCCGATCTGGTCATGGACATCACCCGGCTCCAGACCCACTTCACCGAGATCGACAGCGCCATCAACGCCATCGAGCTCGAAAAGAACACCTCGGGCCTCGTCCACATTCTTCTGCCCGCCGCACCGCCCTCCAAGCCCAAGGCCAGCAAGAAGATCTTCATCATCGGCGGTGCCGTCCCCCTCGGCATCCTCTTCGGGCTCATGGCGGCCGTCCTGAGCATGAAGATGGACCCCAGGGTCTATATCGCCGAGGACGTCAGCCGCGCCCTCGACTTCAAGCCCATGGCCGTCCTCCCCCATCATCGCGACGTCAAATCCTCCGTGATGGACGAATTCATGCTGCGGCTCGTAGCCGGCGTCGATCAGGCCCACCGCACCGGCGGAGCCCGCACCTTCGTCTTCACTGCCGCCTCCTCGGGGTCCAGTATCTCCAAGATGGTCGCCGCACTCGCCCGCAAGATCGAGCGCTTCGGTTACACCACCCTGATCGTCGACGCCGCCGAGGTGATGAAGCACGTCGCCCTGCCCAAGGATGAGATGGCCTACCTCATGGGCGACGGCCAGGTCTCCAAGTCCTCCCGCATTGCCCCGGCGCGGCGAGAGAACTTCAACATCGGCAACTTCTCCCGCATGCGCTCGAACGTGGACCTCCTCTTCATTGAGGGTCTGCCTCTGCTCTCGTCGGCTGAAACCGAGTTCGCCGCGCGCCTCTCCGACATCACGATCCTGGTTGCGGAGTCCGAGAAGACGACCCGCGGCGAGCTCACCAACGCCCTCGAGCTGCTCAAGCGACTCGGCGTTCCCGGCGTCGCCGCGGTCCTCAGCAAGGTCAAGACCGTCCATGCGGACGACGAGTTCCTCTCCGTCATCCACGACGTCGAGACGCGCCAATCCGAGATGCCCGAGCAGGAGCCCATCGACTTCGAAGCCAAGGCGGAACGCATACCCCTACGCGACGATCCGGAAGTGTACTCTCGCAAATAAATGCAACGCCTGATCGATCACACCCAGATGCACTGGCAAAGACATCGGTCTCGCTAGGGGCGGGGGAGGATGAGGGCTGCAAAGTAGCGGAGGGCCAGTTTGAGGTCGTGCTGCCAGGAGCGGCGGACGTCGTAGTAGGCGTCGGCGAGGTAGAGCTGCATGTCGTCGGTGCGGTCGGCTGCGGCTACGCTGGCCTCGGAGATGAGGCCGCTTTTGCCGTCGGCGTAGAGCATTTGCCACTCGGAGGAGAGGTTCTGGATGGACTCGCGGGTGCGGGGAGGGAGGCCGACGAAGCCGATGTCTCCGACGAACACGGCGAGGAGGCCAGGGAGGAACTGGCGGGTGAAGGCTCCCCAGCCGGCCTTGCGCGGCATGGACCATGCGTCGGCACCGAGGCAGGGAAGTTTGTAGGTTTCTTCTTCCGTGGGGCGGTCGGCGAGTGGGATAGCCTCCATCTCGACGGTGGTGAGTCTGATGCCCTTGATGAGGATGAACCATGCGAGCGATACGAACGAGATGGGGAAGAAGAGGATGAAGAGAAGAAGCGCTCCGATGGATTGGAGAAGGTGGCGCAGGATGCCTCGCTGATGGGGGTCGGCCACGCGGCCGAGGAGGAAGCTCTCGCCGACGTCGAGGGAGGTGTCGAGGCGGACGTTGACGAGCAGGGTGCGGGCGACGATGGTCTGGTTGAGCTCGAGGGACTGGCCGATATAGCTGCCCATGAGGATGAGGGAGTTTTCGATGGAGGTTCGGGAGTCGATGAAGCAGTTGGAGCCGATGACGACGTTGGGACCCAGGGTGACGCCCTGCTGGATGCGGGTGTTGGGGCCGATGTAGATGGGTGGGTTGAGGGTGACGTCGGGGTGGATGATGGTGTTGCGTGAGACCCAGACGTTGGGCTGGATCTCGAGGCCGGCGATGGTGTGGCCTTTGATCTGCTGGTTGAGGAGCTTGGTTTGGGAGATGAGGAGGCCGGCGGGGGTGGCGATGCTGATCCAGCGGGCGGTGGCGAGTACGGTGGCGGTGCCTTCCAGGGCGCGGTCTTCGAAGTATCGGGTGAGCTCGCGGGGAGTGAAGTTGGCGA
This window harbors:
- a CDS encoding glycosyltransferase family 4 protein → MASHGPRIMDQYEVILVAPNVSEQMGGEAIKALHIYLELAKQGVKVHQVTHVRVKAELDKKFPEMSVTYVPDTGLEKALYRSPLFEQTLNRAFLKAGLKVVEEMLTWNPRAVVHLTSPVSPILRYPSLPSSHVVIGPINGNIHYPPGFLHRETRSYKVRRWLHGLMQARNRVLPDGKRQAAALLVAGGKRTYDSLRAGGCTENQLVDSIDSGVQDRLALLPRITHTGVNPRFYHNGRLVEHKGTDLIIKALALTKLPIELTIIGRGPELPKMRALVKEMALDNRVIFIEWVANHEDLAEMLRQYRAFVFPSLAEANGIVVQEAMVQGLPVIACDWGGPSLLVTPETGFLIPPRDEEFVIEELAAKMDQLAQDGELAERMSIAARKRALDKHFIWSDIIKEWRTVYARIAPK
- a CDS encoding glycosyltransferase; translation: METTRAPKQIAIYMHTLYNGGVERVMFDLIRGFLDRGIAVDLVLDLLVYSPFEKILPEGVELVKLEAHSPLQRVGKLRDYLATRRPHAMLSATHFANETACVARALARVKTRLLLSEHTTLSSDIANSKPGSLRTTVIRWTTRRIYPMADAIIAVSNGVADDMCKVSGLDRGKVITIYNPIDATRLFAAAAEPLEDDWFAAGAPPVMLAIGRLETQKNFPNLLRAFAMIRAGRKVKLLILGEGSERAHLTALVEELGVADDVRMPGFVANPAAYMARAAVFVMSSNWEGMPVAQMEALTLGTPVVSTDCPSGPAEILANGTYGEMVPMDDPAALAGAVERVFAGARKVIPAAALERFNADAITERYLGLMFP
- a CDS encoding O-antigen ligase family protein codes for the protein MEVVAIIPLFVCLAVVFTQGTQAAFQKVVLPVMFLFPTYYFLAARPLPSLNFLDSALLGLGVGVLVYDLPRWRFSRADLWMVPFVLSTAYTDYTKGRTTEASFTMFNTLVEAVVPYMAGKLLMEYKDGREEASRRTVWLMVIAAVVSTIEYFFKFNPFGRMWNHFFPNEWSGWVTQIRWGFGRVAGPFAQSELAGIVFSFGFMLAIWLAKREYEERYGKIKIPERLNRPKVAVGGLLVILLMTQARGPWIGTGLALLVASIGRAKKPMARAILVVGLLVGVGVPAYVISKQWVAGPRTDYGSERETAQYRAELVDNYIPVAEAKGAWGWGQIFPRIHGQTSIDNEYLFLWVTQGWIGAISFMLLQLEAAIALLGAAGRVKTVQDRHFVLTLFGVLVGIAFTIATVFLGAQSYPLFFLLIGWSQAVGTSRFTDKRKMATKSGKATGEPALMRVYS
- a CDS encoding exopolysaccharide transport family protein, which encodes MNAAILKQSPEIPRDQSSDSERSGGFSLDLKRSFKMHKTLAISVAVGISVVLLAYGLSRRPYYETHALIYVQPVKAKLTTDNTGATYDPARYDTYINQQLQTITRTDILAEALSKPATVKWRFPQETDDAAIDRLRTNLKVERDQGSYQLSITLAGSDPEAIADVVNAVSEAYIHGERSDELAQSDQQLQILKTERDRLRNNLSSDRQEQAALSAALGVADTTNPEVTNPFDVTLTDLRAQLAAATAQHAIAAAQFASVSQTGSDSSAGLRAAAEDASANDPGLAALKQTISQRRSVLVSQMAGLTPKNPLYKQDQDELTRLDQWLDAAATEVRTKAARQLQEKLRLDANRTATLQSRLEGELAQKTAVASGATPKLQRAADLVMDITRLQTHFTEIDSAINAIELEKNTSGLVHILLPAAPPSKPKASKKIFIIGGAVPLGILFGLMAAVLSMKMDPRVYIAEDVSRALDFKPMAVLPHHRDVKSSVMDEFMLRLVAGVDQAHRTGGARTFVFTAASSGSSISKMVAALARKIERFGYTTLIVDAAEVMKHVALPKDEMAYLMGDGQVSKSSRIAPARRENFNIGNFSRMRSNVDLLFIEGLPLLSSAETEFAARLSDITILVAESEKTTRGELTNALELLKRLGVPGVAAVLSKVKTVHADDEFLSVIHDVETRQSEMPEQEPIDFEAKAERIPLRDDPEVYSRK
- a CDS encoding NDP-sugar synthase is translated as MIGVIIVPGPSPAMHGLDADRSLALLPLGDRPALQHIVESLVDQGILRIEFIVGHAPERVEALFGNGDRWGSRFRYHLAADPTHPYRSLRVIHEIKAEAWLLLHAERFPIVDFEAVRRAETTLYYEADETLLSGDDLLGNLHWGGAARFPLGASVEDFANFTPRELTRYFEDRALEGTATVLATARWISIATPAGLLISQTKLLNQQIKGHTIAGLEIQPNVWVSRNTIIHPDVTLNPPIYIGPNTRIQQGVTLGPNVVIGSNCFIDSRTSIENSLILMGSYIGQSLELNQTIVARTLLVNVRLDTSLDVGESFLLGRVADPHQRGILRHLLQSIGALLLFILFFPISFVSLAWFILIKGIRLTTVEMEAIPLADRPTEEETYKLPCLGADAWSMPRKAGWGAFTRQFLPGLLAVFVGDIGFVGLPPRTRESIQNLSSEWQMLYADGKSGLISEASVAAADRTDDMQLYLADAYYDVRRSWQHDLKLALRYFAALILPRP